Proteins encoded by one window of Paenibacillus urinalis:
- the ltrA gene encoding group II intron reverse transcriptase/maturase, whose product MKAEYRKGCLQRDSMECEEYAGARSAGTRERRERGGATDMLERILNRDNLNKAYKRVKRNHGAPGIDGMTVEEALPWLREHREGLLESIRDGSYKPNPVRRKEIPKPDGSGVRKLGIPTVIDRVIQQAISQQLQPLFEPLFAEGSYGYRPGRSAQQAIRKVKEYAEQGYDYAVEIDLSKYFDTLNHELLMNLLRKQIQDKRVTDLIKKYLKSGVMEHGVRRETEEGSPQGGPLSPLLANIYLNEFDQEMKSREVNVIRYADDIVVLAKSKRAATRLLESCQKYLEKRMKLQINRRKSKVVSIVARKHFKFLGFALGKSRDRVHIRAHGQSLAKAKKKLKELTKRSQGKNVRQVMEQVKVYIRGWIGYFYVADMKRTLQRWNEWLRRRFRMYIWKQWKKPRTKAQNLRKLGIPEWQAYQWANSRLGYWRIAGSPVLSRSITNKRLAQAGYYDFPAQYEHLRNLHLSG is encoded by the coding sequence ATGAAAGCAGAATACCGAAAGGGCTGCCTGCAAAGGGATAGCATGGAATGCGAAGAGTATGCGGGAGCGCGGAGTGCCGGCACTCGGGAACGTAGAGAAAGAGGCGGTGCAACGGACATGCTTGAGAGGATACTAAACAGGGATAACCTGAACAAGGCCTACAAGCGGGTCAAACGTAATCACGGAGCACCGGGAATCGATGGAATGACAGTCGAGGAGGCACTACCGTGGTTACGGGAACACAGAGAGGGGCTTTTGGAAAGTATCCGGGACGGAAGCTACAAACCAAACCCGGTACGGCGTAAAGAAATCCCGAAACCAGATGGAAGTGGAGTGCGGAAGCTCGGTATCCCTACGGTAATAGACCGCGTGATTCAGCAAGCGATATCGCAGCAGCTACAACCCCTGTTCGAACCGTTATTCGCGGAAGGAAGCTATGGCTACCGCCCTGGGCGGAGTGCGCAGCAAGCCATTCGCAAAGTAAAAGAGTATGCGGAGCAGGGATACGACTACGCAGTAGAAATCGATCTATCCAAATATTTTGACACGCTGAACCATGAGCTGCTTATGAATCTTTTGCGCAAACAAATCCAGGACAAGCGGGTAACTGATCTGATCAAGAAGTATCTCAAAAGCGGGGTCATGGAGCACGGAGTGCGGCGCGAAACGGAAGAAGGATCACCTCAAGGTGGCCCGCTATCGCCGCTGCTGGCGAATATCTATTTGAATGAGTTCGACCAAGAGATGAAAAGCCGAGAAGTGAATGTGATCCGCTACGCAGATGACATTGTAGTGCTGGCGAAAAGCAAACGTGCAGCAACGCGGCTGTTGGAGTCCTGCCAGAAGTATCTAGAGAAGCGAATGAAACTTCAGATAAATCGACGGAAAAGCAAAGTCGTAAGCATCGTGGCCCGAAAGCATTTTAAATTCCTTGGTTTTGCTCTGGGAAAGAGCAGGGACCGAGTACACATCCGCGCCCATGGACAATCTCTTGCGAAAGCAAAGAAGAAACTGAAGGAACTCACGAAACGCAGCCAGGGCAAGAATGTCCGTCAAGTGATGGAGCAGGTGAAGGTCTATATTCGCGGCTGGATAGGTTACTTCTACGTAGCGGACATGAAACGGACTCTGCAGAGATGGAACGAATGGTTGAGAAGACGATTCCGTATGTACATCTGGAAACAATGGAAGAAGCCAAGAACAAAGGCGCAAAACCTGCGAAAACTGGGAATACCGGAGTGGCAGGCCTACCAATGGGCAAACTCACGACTGGGATACTGGCGCATCGCCGGAAGCCCGGTGTTGTCTCGTTCCATAACAAACAAAAGGCTCGCACAAGCAGGGTATTATGACTTCCCTGCTCAGTACGAGCATTTACGTAACTTGCACTTAAGCGGTTGA
- the yfkAB gene encoding radical SAM/CxCxxxxC motif protein YfkAB: protein MTLMNHEMKNIRALSPAYDPWDPMMSLRKYGKHVLTSVEMTVTHLCNMRCEHCAVGEMLVMREAPSIPVSQMIEALDQVEHLETISLTGGEPSFLEKTVDEMILPLLKYAKSRGIRSQINSNLTMDISRYEKLLPYLDVMHISFNYLNASDFHEVGFANTNRPVSYNTAAKMYDRMMENSLKLSEQGMFISAESMINYRTHQKLGEIHKLIGQMGARRHEVHPMYASNFAESLPVLSLDDMRNAIHGLLDVRDQDMWMLFGTLPFYACNGGDEDRRLISRLYKEPNVTVRNDPDGRNRVNVNMFTGNVYVTDFADIPEFGNIKNERLDDIFSEWTSNHPLNQTVNCFCDAASCCGPNLLVRDMYYKDIDFKTRKAFPNIIG, encoded by the coding sequence ATGACTTTAATGAATCATGAAATGAAGAATATTCGTGCGCTTTCTCCGGCATATGATCCCTGGGATCCGATGATGTCGTTAAGAAAATATGGTAAGCATGTGCTCACCAGCGTTGAAATGACTGTCACTCATTTATGCAATATGCGCTGCGAGCATTGTGCTGTCGGTGAGATGCTGGTTATGAGAGAGGCTCCCTCCATTCCAGTATCTCAAATGATTGAGGCGTTGGATCAGGTGGAGCATCTAGAGACGATTAGCCTGACGGGCGGGGAACCGAGCTTCTTGGAGAAAACAGTGGATGAAATGATTCTTCCTCTGCTCAAGTACGCCAAATCACGTGGGATCCGCTCACAGATCAACTCAAATTTGACGATGGATATTAGTCGATATGAGAAGCTGCTGCCCTATCTGGATGTTATGCATATTTCATTTAATTATTTGAATGCCTCTGACTTTCATGAGGTAGGATTTGCGAACACGAATCGCCCGGTCAGCTATAATACGGCAGCCAAAATGTACGATCGCATGATGGAGAACTCCTTGAAGCTAAGCGAACAGGGAATGTTCATCTCTGCAGAATCAATGATTAATTATCGCACACATCAGAAGCTGGGTGAGATCCACAAGCTCATAGGACAAATGGGAGCAAGAAGGCATGAGGTTCATCCTATGTATGCTTCAAACTTTGCTGAGTCACTACCTGTCTTGTCGCTGGATGATATGCGTAACGCGATCCATGGACTGCTGGATGTGAGAGATCAGGACATGTGGATGCTCTTCGGAACACTGCCGTTCTATGCGTGCAATGGGGGAGATGAGGATCGCAGGCTCATTTCCCGTCTATATAAAGAGCCGAATGTAACAGTAAGAAATGATCCGGATGGCCGCAATCGAGTGAATGTGAACATGTTTACCGGCAACGTATACGTAACCGATTTTGCGGATATTCCGGAATTCGGAAATATTAAGAATGAGAGACTGGATGATATTTTCTCGGAATGGACTTCAAATCATCCATTGAATCAAACGGTGAATTGCTTCTGCGATGCAGCGAGCTGCTGTGGGCCTAATCTGCTCGTAAGAGATATGTATTACAAAGATATTGATTTCAAGACACGTAAGGCCTTTCCAAATATCATCGGATAG